GGAGTCTCTCCATCCGGCATCATACAAACTTTGAAATTCCTTTACCATCTGTTCCGGACTTTTCACACGAGGGCGCCGTCCGTTCATGACAACAATGTCGCAAAACTCACAATCGAAGGGGCAGCCGCGTGAATATTGCACAGAGAGGGAGACATAGTCTTTCAGGTTTAACAGATCCCAAGCAGGAATAGGAGTGGAATTCAGATCCGGGTGCTCGGCGGCCTCATAGCTTTTTTGGGCCACTCCTCGCTCGAAGTCCTCCAGGAATGTGGGCAAAATAGCTTCGGACTCACCGAGTATGAAATGATCGACATCGGGGAACTGTTCTTGGTTTGCCCTGAAAGCAGGCCCACCCACGATGACGGTTTTCCCCGCGTTTTTAGCACGTTTGATGATGCCCTGTGCACTGGGAAGCTGCACGATCATGGCGCTGACCAGAACGAGGTCAGCCCACTCAAGGTCGGCGTCCCTGAGAGGTGCAACATTTGTATCAACCAATCGCTTTGTCCATTGTATGGGAAGCATGGCAGCGACGGTGAGCAACCCAAGTGGGGGGAAAGCCGCTTTTTTGGAGACAAAGGGTAATATGCTTTTGAAGCTCCAAAAAGTATCCGGATACGCCGGGTAGACAAGAAGCACGTTCATATTTTCACCTCATGGCAATCTTACCACAAAGCACAACTCCCGTTATGTTATAAATCGGTGCAGCGCAGGGACTCCTCCTTGACGTGGATACCGGAGAAATCTTCAATCACCACTATTGGTCTCGGCACACAGTTTATATGGTCCCGAGGGGAAAAATGAATATTCTTTTAGAATGTGTTGAACATAAATAAGACGAGAGGGCATGGGAACGGGCTTGAGCGTGGCACTCAAAGTCTTGTTTTTTACTGGTCGGGGCGAAGACGTTTGCACTCCCGGGCTCCTGCATCCAGGGAAGACGTGGAGCAGGTTGTCCGAATAAAGGTGTCTGCGTTCTTTCGGGGTCTTGTCACAGCAGGGGCTACAGATAAAGAATCCTGTCTTCAGCGTGTTACCTTTGCTGCCCGTTTACGTGGCGCTGGACGGCTTTCTTGATAAAACCTTCCTCGATAAGTCTGTTCAGGATAGCGTCGAGGTCATTTTTATTCTCAGCGAATTTTGATTTTTTCGACACACCAATATACAGCTTGATTCTGTCTCTGGGGATATATCTAGTCTTGAAGATCTGTTTATTCAGACCCAGTCGCATGATGTCAAAATCAACTTGAGCATCGGTCCCTACGAGAGCATCCCATCGTTTTTCCTGAACCATTTTGAGCAATTGAGATTCATCTTTGCCTGCACGCTTGTCTAACGTGTCGTCTGTGTCAAATCGCTTAAAGTACACTGAGCCTCTTGTATATCCTATGCTGAGTCCATGAAGATCTTCGTATTGAGTAATTGATTGGGCAAGCGATTGGTCGTGAACGTACAAAGCAGGGCCAAGTTCATAGTAGGGGCGCGTCGTGAAAAGTGTGTATTTTTCTCGTTCTGGAGTACGCGCTATTCCAGTGATGACATCTGCGGAGCCATTTTCAATTTCGTAGAGACAGCGAACCCAGGGACGGCGAGACCATATAAACTTGATGCCCATACGTTTGCCGATTTCTTCCATGATGTCTTTGTCTATGCCGGTAATGAAATGTGTGCTGTCTTTGATTCTGAACGGAGGCCAAAAGTCAGTAACTATTGAATACGTCGGAATCGTCAACATGCCGGAATAACGTTCTATAAGTTGCTGATAGGTTCCATCGACTATCATCTGTGATAGTGCGTTTGAGACCTTGGCGGCTAACTCTTCATTTCCTGTAACCGCCTTGGATAGCATCAAATACAAAGGATCACTCGTCAATTTGAGTTGATATTTTAAAAGATGGTCTACGCCGAGCTTTTTTGCGGCATGAGTCATGACAAGGTCGCTGCCGATTATGGCCTGTACTCTTCTGTTGATTAAGAAATCTACCAGTGAAGATTCATCCCGACGTTCAATAATATTTAGGTTGGGCAGAGAATCAAAGGTAGGCCCATAGGAATAGCCGGCGACTGTTCCAACCCTGAGGTTGGTCAAGTCATCGAGGCTTGAGATTTTGAGTTTGCTGTCGGCCAGTGAAATGACCCAGTTGGTTTCAAGGCTGAGATGGCGAGATGGATACAAAGCGTATTCTTCCCGCGCGCGGGTTTTCATCCCGGAGCAAACTGCGGTCACTGCTCCGTGTTCCAGGTCGTTTAAGCTCCGTTTCCATGATCTCCTAACAAAACGTGGGGTAAGTCCTATTCGTGAAAAGACTTCAGTAAGTATTTCAATGTCCAGCCCTTGAGGTGTTTCGTCTACCCAATAATGATATGGAGGGTAGTTTTCCATGGCTATAAGCGGAGGAGTGATTTCTATCGAATCTGCTGCAACGGGTGAAATGGTTGCCATAAGAATTACCGCCATAATCAGAGAAATCATGGTGGGAAAACCCGGCGATTTGGATTTTTTTTAACAGACAGCATGAAATAATTATTATCACATCTAACCGTTTTGAGAAAGTTCATTATAACTTGATGGAGAGAAAGTCGGGAAATCATTTTGGCAACGGCAAATGATGCTCTTTTACGAGGACAGGCAAGATGCTCTGTTTAAGTAGTCCCTGGAGTATGATGGCTTCTCCGGATTTGGGAGACACGCCCTTGATGCAGGAGGGAATCGCAATGCGGTGGTGCCAGCACACGCCACAACGTTCGAGACAGCTTTGTGCTGTTTTATATGACACATATGAAAAAAGCCCTTGAACTTGGTGTGTTACCAAGATCAAAGGCTATTTATTTCACTGGTCGGGGCGAAGAGATTTGAACTCCCGGCATCCTGCTCCCAAAGCAGGCGCGCTACCAGACTGCGCCACGCCCCGTCAGATTCGTGAGGATTCCACAGACTTTGTTGCTGCGAGAATGTCAGATCCTTTGCGTAGAAGACTACGCTACGGTCTCGATATCCTCTTGCGTCCTGTCAGATAAAAATCCTCACGAATCTGACAAGTCGCAAATACGTATGTTCTGGTAGCATTGGTGTAAAAAGTGAATTCTGGCATATTGGGCTATGCGGAAATCCGATTTTACTGCATTTTGTCAGATGGATGAGTTATCAATCTGACAAGAACCAAAACAAACAACTTCGCCGTTGAGGGAAGCATACCTACTGCATATGCTCGCTCTTGGCAAGCACGACTATTCCATATCTACGCCGGAGATGGTTTTACCGCATTTGGAGCATTTGCCGTCCTTGATCCCAGAGCGTTGCAGGGAAAAGCCGGAACGGTCTATGAGTTGAGCGTTGCAGCCTGGGCAGTAGGTCGTTTGCCGGTTCAGGCCGGGCATGTTGCCGATATAGACGTATTTTAAACCGTTGGATTTTCCTATGTCGTATGCTGTTTCCAGTGCTTCGGCCGGTGTCACACCCGAATCCGTCATTTTGTAATCCGGGTGAAAACGCGAGATATGCCAAGGCGTATCCGTACCCAGTTCTTTGGCGATAAAGTCGGTCAGGTTGTTTAGTTCTTCGGGTGAGTCATTGTGCCCAGGGATGAGCAATGTGGTGACTTCCAACCACCAGTTCAGGTCATGTTTGATTTTTTTAAGGTTGTTCAGAACAGGCTTCAGACGTGCACCGGATATTTTCTTGTAGAAATCTTCGGTGAAACATTTCAGGTCAACGTTGATGGCGTCAATAAGCGGTGCCAGTTCGTCGAGGCATTCTGTGCTCATGAACCCGTTTGACACCATGATGTTTTTCAGACCGTGCTCTTTGGCGAGGGTCGCTGTGTCCTGCATCAATTCGAAAAAAATGGTCGGTTCGGAGTAGGTGTATGCTATGGAGGCCGCACCGAGCCGCAGCGCATCGTCTACCAGTTGCCGTGGCGTGATGTTACGGCCTTCGATAATGCCATTTTCGTGCGGAGGCTGGGAGAGTGACCAGTTCTGGCAGAATGAACAGCGCAGGTTGCATCCCATGGTGGCGATTGAATAGGTGCGAGTTCCCGGCTGGAAGTGGTAGAGCGGTTTTTTTTCTACCGGATCGAGATTCTGTGCGGCGATCTTGTCATAGTTTAGGGAAAAAAGTGTGCCGTCGCGGTTCTCGCGAACTCCGCACCGCCCTCGCTGGCCTTGTTTAATAGGGCAATAATGATTGCATAGTCGGCAGGAAACAATTCCCCGACCAATTGGTTCCCATAGTCTTGCTTCGATCATGGCAAAAACCTCCTGTCGAGACTCTATCAGAAGGGTGTGTCTTCGTCATGGTCCGCGTGAGCAATTTAATCCTTTTTGGATTTTGTGATAGTTGTCCGGGTGGTCTTTTTCCCGTCCTCATCCACGAATTCTTCAGTTGTTGTCGTTGTGGAGTTCGAGTTGGCCGGTTTGGAAGAGAATCCCCATGGTGTGACGACAATTTCCCGGTCGTACCAGTCTGTTTCTTCCTTCTTTGGGGGATCGGAACTGATGGTCGTGTCTCCGGCCTCATTCGTGCCGAAGGTCGTAGTCGGCTTTTCCTCTTCGACAGCACGGGTACCGAACAAATTATCTTGCCGGTTTTTAGCTGTGTCTTCATTTTTGAATTTATTCTGAGCCAGTGCAGGCGTGAGCGTCAAAACCAGGACGGTCAGGATGGCAATGGCTATGGTACTGAAATGGCGCATGGTTTCCTCCATGGCAGACGGTGTTCTATACTACTGTCAATATACGCGTGGGCCGTGCTGATGGCAATGCAAATGGCGGGCCGCCTAATCTCTCCTTGAACTTGAGCGAGCAACCATCTATAGAAGCTCCATCTTGAACGCTTGTGAGGAGAGAGATATGAGCGATAGCGCCAAACGTTCCCAGGCATACACCGCAGCCGGTGTGAACATCGAGGCAGGCAATGAATTTGTCGGCCGCATCAAAGACATGGTGAAATCCACCTTCACGCCCGGCGTGGCAACGGACATCGGCGGCTTCGGCGGCCTGTTCAAACCCGAAATTTCAGGCATGGAAGCACCCATGCTCGTGGCCGGGGCTGACGGCGTGGGTACCAAACTCAAACTCGCCTTCATGTTCGACAAACATGACACCGTGGGCATTGACCTCGTGGCCATGTCGGTTAACGATGTGCTTGTTCAGGGTGCGACTCCACTGTTTTTTCTTGACTATTTTGCTACAGGCAAACTGGAATCCGGCGTTGCCGCACAGGTTGTGTCCGGCGTGTGCGAGGGCTGTCGTCAGTCTGCTTGTGCACTCCTTGGTGGTGAAACGGCTGAAATGCCAGGATTCTACCCTGACGGCGAATATGACCTTTCTGGTTTTGCCGTTGGTATGGTCGATACTCCAAAAATGGTGACCGGAAAGGACGTCAAGGCCGGTGATGTGCTTATCGGACTCGGCTCCACGGGCGCGCACTCGAACGGGTGGTCCCTGATCCGCAAGATTCTGGGTGAATCCGGTCTCAAGCAGGATGACATTTTCCCTGGTACGGACAAGACCGTGGCCGAAGTGCTTATTGAGCCGACCAAAATTTACGTCAAGGCTGTCCTCGAAGTCATGAAGTCCCTGACCATCAAGGGCATGGTCCATGTGACCGGCGGTGGCTTCTATGACAATATTCCCCGTGTCCTGCCTGATAGTGTCACTGCCGCCATCGAGTTCGGTTCCTGGGATATGCTGCCGATTTTCGATTGGCTCAAGAATCAAGGCGGACTGTCCTGGCCGGAAATGTTGCAGATATTCAACTGCGGCATTGGCTACATTCTCATCCTCGACGCAGCCTCTGCGGACAAGGCCATGGAAATACTTGACGCTCGCGACGATGTGGATGCTTATCGCATTGGTGAAATCGTTGAACGCGATGGGGCCGGGGAACAGGTCGAGATATCTTTCCCCTAGTTCCAGATATATCCGATTTATAACGGGCCGCTCCAAGGAGCGGTCTTTTTTGTGGTGTTGATGTGAGTTTGTCTTGAGTCTGTTTCGATCTTTACAATAAAACGTCTTCGCTGGTTTTGTTACGGCGAAAGCCGTGACATGTCGCGAGCGGTGTGCGACGTCAAATACGAGGCAGGAAATGATGGCTTGCCAATAATGCTGCTGTCGGCGCTCGCGTGCAGTGCAGGCGGTATGATCATTGCGTTGGGCATGTGATATCGAATGGGGGCTGCTAGGCACATGAGATAGTTGTTGATAGAGGTAATAAGAATGCCGCCTTCCATTCGGAGGGCGGCATTGTTGTTTTATGTGTTTTTACCCGAGATATGGGTTGAAATATCCGTATTCTATCCAGGGCAGGGCTTTCTTGAGTCGTTTTTTGAAGTTCATGAACCCCATGCTCGGGGAGCGCCCGAAGGGCTTCATCAGCTTCATGTAGAGGTCCGGGTCAAGATTGAGATTGCGCAACTGGATGAAATCGTACTTGCAGGATTCACCCAGCTCGACCAGTGCGTCGAATTCTTCTTCGGTGTCAGTGATACCGGGGAAGAAGAGCAGATTGAGCGACACGAACATGCCGACCTCATGGGCTTTGGCAATAGTCTCTCGAACGTCATCGAACGTATAGCCTTTCGGGCGGTAATAAGCCTCGTATGGGCCTTTGCGAGCCGAGTTCAAGCTGACCCGTATGGAGTTCACTCCGGCAATTTTCAGGGCGGGGATGACCATTGAGCGCGAACCATTGGTGTTCACGTTTACAGTGCCGGAGCCGCCGTCTGAGCGGTACTCCTTGACTGCATCGCAGATAAGTTCAGCTTCGGTAAGGGGTTCGCCTTCACAGCCTTGTCCAAAGGAGAATATGGGACGGCGTTCACGAGATTCGTGACGGCGCATGACCTGCACGATTTCCTCGACCGTAGGGGTAAAGCCGATGCGGCATTGCGGAGAAGGAAAACCGGAATCTTCAGGTTGCAGTGAAATGCAGCCCACACATTGGGCGTTACAGGCCTGTGCTGTCGGCAGCGGGCATTCGAATCGGCCCAGAGAAAGATTTTTTGCAGCAGGGCAGCCGCTGGACAGGGCGCAACCGGCTAGGTGGTTTACCAAACGGTTATCCGGCATTTCCGAAATGAGTTGATGCGCGCCTGCTTCTACCCGATCTGGCGGAATGTGGGTGAACACTTGGCGTTTGTCGTCGTCCACTTTCTTTGCGCAAACCCAGAATCTGCCGTCCGCAAATCCTATGCCGCCATAAGAAAGCAAGGGGAGAATCGGAGCGTCGTCATCAAGTTCATACGCAGAAATTCCTGTGAGTGTGTGACCAGGACTGGCGAAAGCTGCCACAGCCAGTTCTTCCATCACTTCGGCTTGCCCTGTCTCCGGGTTGTACCCCATCGCATGTCTGCCGGGCAGCATGAAAAACTCTGATTCTGCGGGGAGTGGAGTGATTTCATCGGGTCTGGGCAGGCCGTACTCGTCGCCGCGGCGAATCATGAGTAAAAGATCCGGGTGATCAAATATCTCACCTTCCGGAGTTGCAAACAGCATTCTAGGCTGAGGTTTTTTCTTGGATGACATAATGACGGCATCCTAATGTGAACGCGGGGATTGGGCAAGAGGCGAATCCACATTATAATCTCGAGCATTATCGCGGAAAGAAACGACCGTTTGCCATGTCAGTGTGTTGTGCTCTATTGTGTATCCGCTGGATCATGTTTTCAATTTCATGACATATCCAGAGGATACGTGGTCCTATGGCTTCTGGTATGTACAGAATGGTGCCGTTGAATAAGCAAGATGAGAGGAGAATCAAAGATGAACCGAGGACTCAGGAAATATTCCCTTTGTGTACTTGGCCTGATAGTTGCCGCGTTGGTTTTTTCGATTGCTCCGGCATCAGCCCTCATGCCGCCGGAAGTGTATGCCAAGGCGTCCAGAGAATCCAAAATCAAGGCCATTGCCACTGTTGTTGATGTGAAGGTTGTTCTTGTTGGGGAACGTTATACTTCCAAGGTCGTCTCTTTCGTACTCAAGTACGCGCTTGAGAAGGGTGTGCCAGAAACTTTTACCGGGACCTGTCTGTCCAAAGATTCGGAAGAGCAGCGAGCCAATGCCATGGTGGGCGGTGATACGTATTTTTATCCCCATATCGGCGATACTGTGTTCGTGACCATCCAGGAGAAAAGTGGACCCATAACATCCATGACGCCTATGACGCCGGAGCTTGAACGCGTCGTCCGGGAAGAGCCGGAGCGACTCAAGTATGGCGTCACTGAGGTTTTCTTCGAGGAATAAATCTGTATGGCCAGCTCTGAGGGTTGCCGGTATGCGGTAATGGCGAGAGCGTAGGACTTTGGGATTCGTTGTTCTTTCCTGAGTGCGGCGATACCGGTAGGAGTATCGCTGTCTTGCCTTTCAAATTGGTCCTGAGTGCGTCGACAAAGGGAAGCTTTGTCGAGGAGGGGGAAGGCGGCTTGTCTTGATTCGAATGGATGTGTGATCCCACGAGAGAAGGTCGGTACCCAATGGGTACCGACCTTTGATAGTCTTCTGTGTTCCGATTCTCGGCTTAACGCTTGGAGAACTGGAAGCTGGCGCGGGCGCCGCGGAGACCGTACTTTTTACGCTCTTTCTTACGAGCATCGCGGGTCAGGAGACCGGCGGGCTTCAGAACGGAGCGCAGATCGGGATCGATCTCGCACAGTGCGCGGGAAATGCCGTGGCGCAGGGCTTCAGCCTGACCGGACACGCCGCCGCCGGAGCAGTTGGCCTTGATGTCGTACTTGTCGAGCATCTTGACCAGCTTCAGGGGCTGCTGCACAATCATCTGCAGGGTCTTGCGGGGAAAGTAATCCTCGAAAGGACGACCGTTAACGGTGATCTGCCCGGTACCAGCGTAAAGGCGGGTACGGGAGATGGCGTTTTTTCTTTTACCAGTGCTGTAAGTGAAATCGCTCATGATAATCCCCGATTAAATATCCAAAGGTTTGGGAGCCTGGGCTGCGTGCGGATGCTCGGAACCTGCGTAGACCTTCAGCTTCTTGAGCTGCTGGGCGGCAATGCGGTTCTTGGGCAGCATGCCTTTGACAGCGGCAGTGATGACGTTCTCAGGCTTGATGGCCAACATCTCGCGGAGGGTCTTTTCTTTCAGACCACCAGGATGATTGGTGTGCTTGTAGTACATCTTCTTGTCCAGCTTCTGGCCAGTGACCTTGATCTTGTCGGCGTTGATGACAATCACGAAGTCGCCCATATCCATGTGGTGGGCGAATTCAGGCTTGTGCTTACCGCGCAGACGAGTGGTGATCTCGGTGGCCAAACGGCCCAGGATCTTGTCCGTGGCGTCGACGATGAACCATTCGCGGTTCGCGTCTTCCGGCTTCGGGCTATATGTCTTCATAAAATTGCTCCTTGCGCAAACTAAGAGGGGGTCTTCTACGCATATGGAATGCGCGTGTCAACCCTCATGCAACGTATAATGTATAATCGCGCGATCAGAAGTGAGGGCACATATGGGGACATTTGTAACGGGGGTGTCCCAAACATGCTATTCTTCTAACCGGGATGATGCTTCTGCCACATATTGCGTCAAGTGACAAGTTTTTTTTGTCGCTGGACATTGGAGGTCGAAAATTGTTGATTTCAAACATCTGTTTTGCACTGTTCAATACAGCATGCTATCATTCGAGAAATTCAAGAGAGGAGTCCTTATGAAAAAATTGGTATTGTGCATTGTTGTTGTCGTCATGCTCGTAGGAGCTGTTGCCGGATGTCATCATGAAGTTGAGCCGGCACCAAATGCCAGCCTGAGTTTGCTGGATTCATAAAGGCACTTCGTGTGAACAAAGCAAAGCCCCCCGCATCATCGGATGCGAGGGGCTTTGTATTTTTCTTCGGGTTCATTATCCCGCAATCAGTTCCTTGATCTTGGCAATGGCATTCGGAATGCCTGCGGCATTTGATCCGCCGGCCCGTGCCAGATCGGGACGACCTCCGCCGCCACCGCCGACTTCTCCGGCCACCTGTTTGATCAGGTCGCCCGCCTTGAAGCGATTGTGGAGGTCTTTGGTTACTGCGAGTGCGACCGAGACTTTGCCTTCGTCGTGACCGGCAACAAGGCAGATGACGCCGGAGTCCATTTTGGAGCGCAGGGCATCCATCTGTTCCAGCATGACGCCCATGTCCGGGGCTTCCAGCTCAACAGCCAGAACTTTCACTCCGTTGATTTCTTCAACTTCGTTCATCATGTCGCGGCCTGCGCCGGAAGCGAGTTTGGCCTGGAGGGATTTCATTTCCCTGGCCATGTCCTTGACCTGCTTCTGGAGGTCCTTGACCTTCTTTGGCAGCTCGGTAGGCTGCGCCTTGAGCATGGCCCCTGCCTCGGCAACGGCTGCACGGCGTTCGTTCAGGTACGCCACGGCATTGTGTCCGGTGGCGGCTTCGATACGGCGTATACCTGCGGCCACACCGGCCTCGGAAGTGATGACGAATGTTCCGGCAATGCCGGTGTTGTCCAGATGTGTGCCACCGCAGAATTCCATGGACACGCCCGGAACTTCAATGATGGATACGGTGTCGCCGTATTTTTCGCCGAAAAGGGCGGTTGCCCCTTTGGCCTGGGCGTCTTTGATGCTCATGACTGAGCGGTCTACCGGGATGGCATCGAAAATGTTCTGGTTCACGATAGCTTCAACCTCTGCGATTTCCTCAGGAGACAGCCCCTTGATGTGCGTGAAGTCAAAGCGCAGACGGTCAGGGCCGACAAGGGAACCGGCCTGCTTTGCATGGTCGCCCAGAACCTTTTGTAGGGCGGCGTGGAGCAGATGGGTGACCGTATGGTTGCGCATGGTTGCCAGACGCTGGGAGCGGTCGACATTGAAGAATGCCGTGTCGCCAGTGGTAAATGAACCATCGGTTATGGTTACCTTGTGTGCGGTCAGTTTCTGCGACGGCTTGACGGTTTCGATGACGTCGGCTTTGCCGCCGGAAGCCACGATGGAGCCGGTGTCACCTGTCTGACCACCGGATTCTCCGTAAAATGGTGTGGATTTGGCGACCACCCAGCCGGAACCACCTTCGGGCAACGTATCAACGACTTCGCCGTCAACAGTGAGCAGGTAGGCTATTTCGGATTGGTCTGCCATGGTTTCGTAACCGGAGAATTCAGACGTGACATCCTGTTCCAGCAGTGTCTGGAAGGTGGAGGCGATATCTTTTTCACCGGAGCCTTTCCACGCAGCCTTGGAGCGTTGTTTCTGCTCCTGCATGAATTTGTCGAATTCGGTTTCATCGACGCCCATGCCATGCTGCTCGGCAATGTCGCGAACAATATCGATGGGGAAACCGTATGTGTCGTACAGTTTGAAGGTGGTTTCGCCCGGAACAATGGAGACTTTGGCCTTTTTGAGTTCGGCCAGTTCTTCTTCGAGCATCTCAAGACCCTTGTCCAGAGTCTTGGAAAACCC
The genomic region above belongs to uncultured Pseudodesulfovibrio sp. and contains:
- a CDS encoding radical SAM protein; its protein translation is MSSKKKPQPRMLFATPEGEIFDHPDLLLMIRRGDEYGLPRPDEITPLPAESEFFMLPGRHAMGYNPETGQAEVMEELAVAAFASPGHTLTGISAYELDDDAPILPLLSYGGIGFADGRFWVCAKKVDDDKRQVFTHIPPDRVEAGAHQLISEMPDNRLVNHLAGCALSSGCPAAKNLSLGRFECPLPTAQACNAQCVGCISLQPEDSGFPSPQCRIGFTPTVEEIVQVMRRHESRERRPIFSFGQGCEGEPLTEAELICDAVKEYRSDGGSGTVNVNTNGSRSMVIPALKIAGVNSIRVSLNSARKGPYEAYYRPKGYTFDDVRETIAKAHEVGMFVSLNLLFFPGITDTEEEFDALVELGESCKYDFIQLRNLNLDPDLYMKLMKPFGRSPSMGFMNFKKRLKKALPWIEYGYFNPYLG
- the amrS gene encoding AmmeMemoRadiSam system radical SAM enzyme; protein product: MIEARLWEPIGRGIVSCRLCNHYCPIKQGQRGRCGVRENRDGTLFSLNYDKIAAQNLDPVEKKPLYHFQPGTRTYSIATMGCNLRCSFCQNWSLSQPPHENGIIEGRNITPRQLVDDALRLGAASIAYTYSEPTIFFELMQDTATLAKEHGLKNIMVSNGFMSTECLDELAPLIDAINVDLKCFTEDFYKKISGARLKPVLNNLKKIKHDLNWWLEVTTLLIPGHNDSPEELNNLTDFIAKELGTDTPWHISRFHPDYKMTDSGVTPAEALETAYDIGKSNGLKYVYIGNMPGLNRQTTYCPGCNAQLIDRSGFSLQRSGIKDGKCSKCGKTISGVDME
- the rplM gene encoding 50S ribosomal protein L13, with translation MKTYSPKPEDANREWFIVDATDKILGRLATEITTRLRGKHKPEFAHHMDMGDFVIVINADKIKVTGQKLDKKMYYKHTNHPGGLKEKTLREMLAIKPENVITAAVKGMLPKNRIAAQQLKKLKVYAGSEHPHAAQAPKPLDI
- the alaS gene encoding alanine--tRNA ligase, which produces MKANEIRQRFLDYFEKNNHAIVESSPLTPKDDPTLLFTNAGMVQFKKLFLGQEKRDYNRATTSQKCLRVGGKHNDLENVGRTARHHTFFEMLGNFSFGDYFKEDAIKFCWEFLTEELKLDKERLYITIYKDDDEAGELWKKVAGVPEDRIFKLGEKDNFWSMGDTGPCGPCSEVHFDQGEEVGCGPDCGIGKCDCDRYLEIWNLVFMQYDQAEDGTRTALPRPSIDTGMGLERIAAVAQGVASNYETDLFQSIIQYTADLAGVKYRQSEEIDTALQVIADHSRAIAFLIPDQVLPSNEGRGYILRRLIRRAYRFGKLMGLEGSFLWKTASKVVDDMGGHYKELEETRDFMIEVVKGEEEGFSKTLDKGLEMLEEELAELKKAKVSIVPGETTFKLYDTYGFPIDIVRDIAEQHGMGVDETEFDKFMQEQKQRSKAAWKGSGEKDIASTFQTLLEQDVTSEFSGYETMADQSEIAYLLTVDGEVVDTLPEGGSGWVVAKSTPFYGESGGQTGDTGSIVASGGKADVIETVKPSQKLTAHKVTITDGSFTTGDTAFFNVDRSQRLATMRNHTVTHLLHAALQKVLGDHAKQAGSLVGPDRLRFDFTHIKGLSPEEIAEVEAIVNQNIFDAIPVDRSVMSIKDAQAKGATALFGEKYGDTVSIIEVPGVSMEFCGGTHLDNTGIAGTFVITSEAGVAAGIRRIEAATGHNAVAYLNERRAAVAEAGAMLKAQPTELPKKVKDLQKQVKDMAREMKSLQAKLASGAGRDMMNEVEEINGVKVLAVELEAPDMGVMLEQMDALRSKMDSGVICLVAGHDEGKVSVALAVTKDLHNRFKAGDLIKQVAGEVGGGGGGRPDLARAGGSNAAGIPNAIAKIKELIAG
- a CDS encoding transporter substrate-binding domain-containing protein — its product is MISLIMAVILMATISPVAADSIEITPPLIAMENYPPYHYWVDETPQGLDIEILTEVFSRIGLTPRFVRRSWKRSLNDLEHGAVTAVCSGMKTRAREEYALYPSRHLSLETNWVISLADSKLKISSLDDLTNLRVGTVAGYSYGPTFDSLPNLNIIERRDESSLVDFLINRRVQAIIGSDLVMTHAAKKLGVDHLLKYQLKLTSDPLYLMLSKAVTGNEELAAKVSNALSQMIVDGTYQQLIERYSGMLTIPTYSIVTDFWPPFRIKDSTHFITGIDKDIMEEIGKRMGIKFIWSRRPWVRCLYEIENGSADVITGIARTPEREKYTLFTTRPYYELGPALYVHDQSLAQSITQYEDLHGLSIGYTRGSVYFKRFDTDDTLDKRAGKDESQLLKMVQEKRWDALVGTDAQVDFDIMRLGLNKQIFKTRYIPRDRIKLYIGVSKKSKFAENKNDLDAILNRLIEEGFIKKAVQRHVNGQQR
- a CDS encoding radical SAM protein encodes the protein MNVLLVYPAYPDTFWSFKSILPFVSKKAAFPPLGLLTVAAMLPIQWTKRLVDTNVAPLRDADLEWADLVLVSAMIVQLPSAQGIIKRAKNAGKTVIVGGPAFRANQEQFPDVDHFILGESEAILPTFLEDFERGVAQKSYEAAEHPDLNSTPIPAWDLLNLKDYVSLSVQYSRGCPFDCEFCDIVVMNGRRPRVKSPEQMVKEFQSLYDAGWRDSVFIVDDNFIGNIAHVKKLLPKLAEWQNQHKYPFKLMTEASVNLAQNKELLQMMRDANFHKVFIGIETPSKKALLNVVKSRMWRQISEWQSKRYISTECK
- the rpsI gene encoding 30S ribosomal protein S9; the encoded protein is MMSDFTYSTGKRKNAISRTRLYAGTGQITVNGRPFEDYFPRKTLQMIVQQPLKLVKMLDKYDIKANCSGGGVSGQAEALRHGISRALCEIDPDLRSVLKPAGLLTRDARKKERKKYGLRGARASFQFSKR
- the purM gene encoding phosphoribosylformylglycinamidine cyclo-ligase; the encoded protein is MSDSAKRSQAYTAAGVNIEAGNEFVGRIKDMVKSTFTPGVATDIGGFGGLFKPEISGMEAPMLVAGADGVGTKLKLAFMFDKHDTVGIDLVAMSVNDVLVQGATPLFFLDYFATGKLESGVAAQVVSGVCEGCRQSACALLGGETAEMPGFYPDGEYDLSGFAVGMVDTPKMVTGKDVKAGDVLIGLGSTGAHSNGWSLIRKILGESGLKQDDIFPGTDKTVAEVLIEPTKIYVKAVLEVMKSLTIKGMVHVTGGGFYDNIPRVLPDSVTAAIEFGSWDMLPIFDWLKNQGGLSWPEMLQIFNCGIGYILILDAASADKAMEILDARDDVDAYRIGEIVERDGAGEQVEISFP